DNA from Thermomicrobium roseum DSM 5159:
CCATGAAACAAATCGGCGGCGGTCGGCCGCGTGCTCGCCAACAACGCTTCCCCCGCGGACAGCGCTCGGCGCCAATCGCCCCCCTCTCGCGCTGCACCCTGCACCGCGAGAGCGAGCCCTGCGACTGCGCTGATGCCGATGGCTGGTGCCCCACGGACACGCATCTCGCGGATTGCTGCCGCCACGTCATCGATCGTACGGCACTCGACAAGCCGCTCTTCATCCGGAAGAGCCGTTTGATCGACGATGACGAGCGACTCTCCCGTCCAGTGAAGGGGTCGCCATTCGCTCGGCGCATCCGTCATCGGTCTCCCCCGGCACCTCTCCCGCTCACGATCCTCGATTCGGTTCTCAGCAGTGCTCGGCAGATGTCCTCGATCACGCTCATGGGCACGTCGCGCCGCACCTCGACGTGACCCGGTGCGAGCGGCAGAATCCAGGTGAGGCGTCCGCCTTCGGCTTTTTTGTCATAACGAAGGCGCTCGAGCACATCGGCGAGTGGGAGATCGACCGCACGCGGTAACCCGGCCTGATCCAGGAGCTCGTCCTGCAACGGAACGAGATCTGCGCGACAGGAGTCCAGTCGATGCGCGATGCGAGCGACCGCCCGCATACCCACCGCGATCGCCTCGCCATGCCGCAACCGGTACCCACTCGTCGCCTCGATTGCGTGACCCAAGGTGTGACCGTAGTTGAGAATCCGGCGCAGTCCGGATTCGCGCTCATCACGGGCGACAACGCTCGCCTTGATCTGAATGTTCTGCCGGATGAGCCGCGCGAGTGAGTCGGCATCCTGCCACCACGCGTCGTACGGCCGCTCGGCGAGCATGTTCAGCAGCCGCGGTTCCTTCGTCTCGGTCGCGGTGCACTCGATCATCGCATGCTTCACCACTTCGGCCCACCCGGAGCGACGCTCTTCAGCCGGAAGCGTCGCGAGCACGACTGGATCCGCCAGCACCAGATGCGGCTGATAGAAACTCCCGATGAGATTCTTGCCGAGCGGATGATCGACCCCCGTCTTTCCGCCGACGCTCGCATCGACCATCGCCAAAAGGCTCGTCGGCACTTGCACGAGCGCGACACCACGGAGGACAATCGAAGCCGCAAAACCGGCGACGTCACCGACCACTCCACCCCCGAGCGCCACGACGACATCGGAACGCTCGATGCCGGCCGCCAGCATCCAGTCGAGAAGCGATGCCACGGTCACGAGCGACTTCGAGTGCTCTCCCGGGGGAATAGCGGTCGCCACGACATCGAAATCAGCAGCAGTCAGTGACGTTCGGGCGCTCGCGCCCCAGTATCGCGCGACCTGCTCATCGCTGACGAGAAAGGCGCGCCGAGCCTTGGGCCAACGGCGTCGCACCAGCTCGCCGATTCTCGTCAAAATACCCGAAGCCACGTAGAGTTCGGAGCGCCCGGCAGCACCGAGCAGAGCGCGGAACGGCACGCTTCCTCGGTCCTCCAGCTCTCGCACTGCTTCGACGATGCGTTGCGCAATCTCCTCCGGCGCCTCGTCATCGGTATCGATGACGACATCAGCCTGCTCATAGAGCGCTCGCCGTCGCTGCCAAAGCTCCTGCAGTTTCGCTGCTGTGTCGCCAGCGAGCAGCGGCCGAACAGTCGGCTGCAGTTCTCGTTCAGACTGGCGGTGCAAACGATCCACCAAGGTCTCGATCCGTGCACGTAAGTGCACCAAGGCCGTCTCGGTGCGCAAGGGAATCCAGTTCCGATCGTCCAACACGATGCCACCGCCAGTGGCGATCACTACGTGCTCGGCCAGTGACGCCTGCAGCAAAGCTTCTCGCTCTGCTGCTCGGAAAACGCTCTCGCCGTACCGCGCAAAGATCTCTGCGATCGGCAGACCGAAACGCTCTTCGACTAGCCGATCAGTATCGACGACACGCCAGCCGAGCAAATCCGCGACGAGCGGCGCGATCGAACTCTTCCCTGACCCGCTGAGCCCGATGAGTGCGATCCGTTTGATCACCTGCGACCCCTTCACGATCCGTGAGCGAGGCGCCGCCTCCGAGCGATTGTATCCCACGAGCGGATTCAGATGTGTGCTAGGATACGCTCAGCGAAGGCCGTGGGGATCGGAGAAGTCCAACAAGAGGGGTAGAGCGAATGCGACGCAAGGTTTCCATTATCGGTGCCGGTGCCGTCGGTGCGACCACTGCACAGTATCTCGCTGCACGCAACATCGCCGATTTAGTGCTCGTGGACATCGTCGAGAATCTCCCCCAGGGCAAAGCACTCGACTTGTTAGAAGCTGGGCCGGTTCTGGGTTATGACTGCCAGATCGTCGGCAGCAACAGCTATGACGCAACAGCTGGATCGGATGTGATCGTCATCACGTCCGGATCGCCGCGCAAGCCTGGCATGAGCCGCGATGATCTCCTCCGCGTCAACATGAATATCGTTCGGAGCGTCACCGAGCAGGCAGCACCATTGTCACCCGATGCCGTCATAATCGTGGTGACGAACCCGCTTGACGCCATGTGCCATGTCGCCTTGGAAGCCTCCGGTTTTCCTCCAGCACGCGTCGTTGGTCAGGCTGGCGTCCTAGACGCTGCGCGCTTCCGCGCCTTCGTCGCGCTCGAACTCGGTGTCTCTCCGCGCGATGTCCATGCGATGGTACTCGGCGGTCATGGTGATACGATGGTTCCACTGCCCCGCTACACGACCGTCTCGGGTATCCCGATCACGCAACTCATCCCCGCCGATCGGATCCAGGCGATCGTCGAGCGGACACGCGATGGTGGTGGAGAGATCGTTCGCCTATTAGGAACGAGCGCTTTTTACGCACCAGCTGCGTCGGTTGCCGAGATGGTCGAGGCCGTCCTTCTCGACGCGAACCGCGTGTTGGCTGCGAGCACGTATCTGACGGGTCAGTACGGGATCCACGACCTCTATGTCGGGGTTCCGATCAGGCTGGGTGCCGGCGGAGTCAAGGAAATCATCGAAGTCGAGCTGACCGATGAGGAACGGGCTGCCCTGCATCGATCGGCCAATGCGGTTCGCGAACTGGTTCAAGCGATGAAGCAACTCACTTGACAGCAGGCAACCGAGGGGGACGATCCCTATGCATTTCTCGCACGATCCCTCCGGAACGACCCAAACGATGATGAGCGTCGATGAAGCGCGAGAAC
Protein-coding regions in this window:
- the aroB gene encoding 3-dehydroquinate synthase; amino-acid sequence: MIKRIALIGLSGSGKSSIAPLVADLLGWRVVDTDRLVEERFGLPIAEIFARYGESVFRAAEREALLQASLAEHVVIATGGGIVLDDRNWIPLRTETALVHLRARIETLVDRLHRQSERELQPTVRPLLAGDTAAKLQELWQRRRALYEQADVVIDTDDEAPEEIAQRIVEAVRELEDRGSVPFRALLGAAGRSELYVASGILTRIGELVRRRWPKARRAFLVSDEQVARYWGASARTSLTAADFDVVATAIPPGEHSKSLVTVASLLDWMLAAGIERSDVVVALGGGVVGDVAGFAASIVLRGVALVQVPTSLLAMVDASVGGKTGVDHPLGKNLIGSFYQPHLVLADPVVLATLPAEERRSGWAEVVKHAMIECTATETKEPRLLNMLAERPYDAWWQDADSLARLIRQNIQIKASVVARDERESGLRRILNYGHTLGHAIEATSGYRLRHGEAIAVGMRAVARIAHRLDSCRADLVPLQDELLDQAGLPRAVDLPLADVLERLRYDKKAEGGRLTWILPLAPGHVEVRRDVPMSVIEDICRALLRTESRIVSGRGAGGDR
- the mdh gene encoding malate dehydrogenase translates to MRRKVSIIGAGAVGATTAQYLAARNIADLVLVDIVENLPQGKALDLLEAGPVLGYDCQIVGSNSYDATAGSDVIVITSGSPRKPGMSRDDLLRVNMNIVRSVTEQAAPLSPDAVIIVVTNPLDAMCHVALEASGFPPARVVGQAGVLDAARFRAFVALELGVSPRDVHAMVLGGHGDTMVPLPRYTTVSGIPITQLIPADRIQAIVERTRDGGGEIVRLLGTSAFYAPAASVAEMVEAVLLDANRVLAASTYLTGQYGIHDLYVGVPIRLGAGGVKEIIEVELTDEERAALHRSANAVRELVQAMKQLT